The sequence CTCCTACAAATTGCTCAATTGCTTACGAAGAGCTTCTCGCCCTCGGTGTATACGCGTCTTTACCGTTCCTAACGGCAAATCCAAAATTTCACTGATTTCCGCAAGTGGCAATTCTTCAATATACTTTAATACAATAGCGGCACGGTACTTATCTGGCAAGCGGCTGATTTCGTACTGTACCCGCTCTTGAACTTCCATCCGCATTAACTCTTCTTCTGGTAGTTCATCCTCATTGGCAATTTTCGAATACATATTCAAGCCTTCCGTCCCGCGCACTTCAGCATCCAAGTGATAATCCGGCTTTTTCTTACGGATTCGATCGATGCATAAATTGGTGGCGATGCGGTATAACCAAGTAGAAAATTTCCGATTCTGATCAAACGTATGAATATTTACATACGCACGCATAAAAGCTTCTTGCGCAATATCTTCTGCTTCCTGCTTGTTACCAAGCATACGAAAGCAAACTTGATACAGCTGATGCTGGTAAAGCTCCACGATTTCGGCGAATGCGTTCTGATCGCCTTTTATTACTTTTGCTATTCGTTTGTTCACTAACGCATCCATGATCTCATTTCCCTCCGCCTATGCGGCTGTACTTTATATACGTATCTCTCTTTAAAAAGTTTCACTTATTTTTTCTTATTCTATCGTATCAGACAATACCCAAATAAATCCAACTAATTTTTTAACGATTTAGATTTGAAAAAGTTGCGACGTATTGTTATTTTTTATAACAAAAATAATAGCTCAAGCGAGTCTAATAAAAAAAGATCGTAGACAACTCCATGGAGTTTTCTACGATCCTTTCACCTAAAAGAACTTATAATAATTTTTCGCCGAACAATGAACCGATCAACGCAACTGCTACATCAGCTGTTTTGTTTTTCTCATCAAGAATCGGGTTTACTTCTACAAATTCAGCAGACGTAATGATGTTTGCATCAAACAACATTTCCATTGCTAAATGGCTTTCACGGTAGCTAATGCCGCCTGGAACGGGTGTCCCAACGCCTGGCGTGTACATTGGATCAATGCCATCAAGATCTAATGATAAGTGAACCGCATCTGTGTTGCGCTCTTCTTTTAAGTACTTAATCGATTCTTCGATTACGGCATGCATGCCCATTTTATCAATTTCGTGCATGCTATAAACGCGAATGCCGTGTTCTTTGATCAATTCACGCTCACCAGGGTCTACTGAACGAGCTCCGATGATGACAATGTTTTCAGGTTTTACTTTTGGTGAATACCCGCGAATGT is a genomic window of Planococcus donghaensis containing:
- the sigW gene encoding RNA polymerase sigma factor SigW, with the translated sequence MDALVNKRIAKVIKGDQNAFAEIVELYQHQLYQVCFRMLGNKQEAEDIAQEAFMRAYVNIHTFDQNRKFSTWLYRIATNLCIDRIRKKKPDYHLDAEVRGTEGLNMYSKIANEDELPEEELMRMEVQERVQYEISRLPDKYRAAIVLKYIEELPLAEISEILDLPLGTVKTRIHRGREALRKQLSNL